The Eriocheir sinensis breed Jianghai 21 chromosome 49, ASM2467909v1, whole genome shotgun sequence genome has a segment encoding these proteins:
- the LOC126981881 gene encoding glutamine--fructose-6-phosphate aminotransferase [isomerizing] 2-like isoform X1, translated as MCGIFAYLNFLSPKSRAEIIELLIRGLERLEYRGYDSAGIGIDGVDSGVTLVKQTGKVKCLRDKIEALESTLDFGRELDTHVGIAHTRWATHGVPSDINSHPQRSDENNEFIVVHNGIITNYKDVKQFLIQKGFKFESDTDTEIIAKLIKHLRDLHPTYSLRELVEQVIQQLEGAFALAFKSKHFPGELVVTRRGSPLLVGIKTKEKLASDHIPVLYSKDGCEFGGRSLAGRERDSPEKVELKGLPSKEEASADHRSHVYELPHGLARTESTAEFLPLGDDKEVEYFFASDASAIIEHTNRVIYLLDDDVASVDNEGILKIHRLKRNQDDSHAREITTLKMEIQQIMKGNFSSFMQKEIFEQPESVVNTMRGRINFDSETVVLGGIKEHISEIRRCRRLLLIACGTSYHSTIATRQLLEELTELPVMVDLASDFLDRNTPIFRDDVCFFVSQSGETADTLLALRYCKTRGALIVGITNTVGSSICRESHCGVHINAGPEIGVASTKAYTSQMISLVMFALMMSEDRISSQPRRSEIIQGLRVLPDQIKEVLALDSKIQEISKSVFEKKSLLVLGRGYNYATCLEGALKIKEITYMHSEGIMAGELKHGPLALVDEGMPIIMICTRDNVFVKCMNALQQVTARQGRPILICNKGDEEPQKYASSVLELPKTVDCLQGLLTVIPLQLLSYHVAVLKGCNVDCPRNLAKSVTVE; from the exons GAATCTTCGCCTACCTCAACTTCCTCTCCCCCAAAAGCCGCGCTGAAATCATCGAGCTCCTCATCAGGGGTCTCGAACGACTCGAGTACCGTGGCTACGACTccgccg GTATCGGAATAGATGGCGTCGACTCCGGGGTGACCCTTGTGAAGCAGACTGGCAAGGTGAAATGCCTGCGAGACAAGATCGAGGCCCTGGAAAGCACCCTAGACTTTGGGCGGGAGCTGGACACACACGTCGGCATCGCTCACACCCGCTGGGCCACTCACGGCGTGCCCTCAGACATCAACTCCCACCCACAGCGCTCCGATGAGAATAATGAGTTCATTGTTGTGCATAAtg GCATCATCACCAACTACAAGGACGTCAAACAGTTCCTCATCCAGAAGGGCTTCAAGTTCGAGTCCGACACCGACACAGAGATCATCGCCAAGCTCATCAAGCACCTCCGCGACCTCCACCCAACCTACTCCTTGAGGGAACTAGTGGAGCAGGTCATTCAGCAGCTG gaGGGAGCCTTCGCCCTGGCCTTCAAGAGCAAGCACTTCCCCGGGGAGCTGGTGGTCACAAGGAGGGGTTCGCCGCTGCTGGTGGGCATCAAGACCAAGGAGAAGCTCGCTAGTGACCATATCCCCGTCCTCTACAGCAAGG ACGGGTGCGAGTTTGGTGGGCGGAGTCTGGCCGGCCGCGAGAGAG ACTCCCCCGAGAAAGTTGAACTGAAAG gcCTCCCGAGCAAGGAAG AAGCTTCAGCAG ACCACCGCAGCCATGTCTACGAGCTCCCCCACGGACTGGCACGCACCGAGTCCACGGCCGAGTTCCTTCCACTCGGTGACGACAAAGAGGTGGAGTACTTCTTTGCCTCCGATGCCTCTGCCATCATCGAACACACCAACAGGGTCATCTATTTGCtg GACGATGATGTGGCCAGCGTGGACAACGAGGGTATCCTGAAGATCCACCGTCTCAAGAGGAACCAGGATGACTCCCACGCCCGTGAGATCACCACGCTCAAGATGGAGATTCAGCAGATCATGAAAGGCAACTTCTCCTCCTTCATGCAGAAAGAGATCTTCGAGCAGCCCGAGTCCGTGGTCAACACCATGAGGGGACGCATCAACTTTGACAGCGAGACGGTGGTGCTCGGAGGCATCAAG GAACACATCAGTGAGATCCGTCGCTGCCGCCGCCTGCTCCTCATCGCCTGCGGCACCTCCTACCACTCCACCATCGCCACGCGCCAGCTGCTCGAGGAACTGACCGAGCTGCCTGTTATGGTGGACCTCGCCTCAGACTTCCTGGACCGCAACACTCCCATCTTCCGTGATGATGTGTGCTTCTTCGTCTCCCAGTCAGGCGAGACCGCTGACACCCTCCTGGCCCTGAG GTACTGCAAAACACGCGGCGCCCTCATCGTCGGCATCACAAACACCGTCGGCTCATCCATCTGCCGGGAGAGCCACTGCGGAGTCCACATCAACGCCGGGCCGGAGATCGGTGTAGCGTCGACCAAGGCCTACACCTCACAGATGATCTCCCTCGTCATGTTCGCTCTCATGATGTCCGAAGACCGCATCTCCTCACAGCCACGCCGCTCCGAGATCATCCAGGGTCTGCGTGTCCTGCCTGACCAGATTAAGGAGGTGCTGGCCCTCGACTCCAAGATTCAGGAGATCAGCAAGAGTGTGTTTGAGAAGAAGTCGCTGTTGGTGCTTGGGCGGGGCTACAACTACGCCACCTGTCTGGAGGGAGCCCTGAAAATTAAGGAGATCACCTACATGCACAGCGAAGGCATCATGGCCGGGGAGCTGAAGCACGGCCCGCTGGCGCTGGTCGACGAGGGGATGCCCATTATCATGATCTGCACCAGGGATAACGTCTTTGTG AAATGCATGAACGCCCTCCAGCAAGTCACCGCCAGACAGGGACGCCCAATCCTCATCTGCAACAAGGGAGACGAGGAGCCCCAGAAGTACGCCTCCAGTGTCCTCGAGCTGCCCAAGACCGTGGACTGCCTGCAGGGACTCCTCACCGTCATCCCCCTTCAGCTCCTCTCCTACCACGTGGCTGTGCTCAAGGGCTGCAATGTTGACTGCCCGCGGAACTTGGCAAAGAGTGTGACAGTGGAGTAA
- the LOC126981881 gene encoding glutamine--fructose-6-phosphate aminotransferase [isomerizing] 2-like isoform X3 produces the protein MCGIFAYLNFLSPKSRAEIIELLIRGLERLEYRGYDSAGIGIDGVDSGVTLVKQTGKVKCLRDKIEALESTLDFGRELDTHVGIAHTRWATHGVPSDINSHPQRSDENNEFIVVHNGIITNYKDVKQFLIQKGFKFESDTDTEIIAKLIKHLRDLHPTYSLRELVEQVIQQLEGAFALAFKSKHFPGELVVTRRGSPLLVGIKTKEKLASDHIPVLYSKDHRSHVYELPHGLARTESTAEFLPLGDDKEVEYFFASDASAIIEHTNRVIYLLDDDVASVDNEGILKIHRLKRNQDDSHAREITTLKMEIQQIMKGNFSSFMQKEIFEQPESVVNTMRGRINFDSETVVLGGIKEHISEIRRCRRLLLIACGTSYHSTIATRQLLEELTELPVMVDLASDFLDRNTPIFRDDVCFFVSQSGETADTLLALRYCKTRGALIVGITNTVGSSICRESHCGVHINAGPEIGVASTKAYTSQMISLVMFALMMSEDRISSQPRRSEIIQGLRVLPDQIKEVLALDSKIQEISKSVFEKKSLLVLGRGYNYATCLEGALKIKEITYMHSEGIMAGELKHGPLALVDEGMPIIMICTRDNVFVKCMNALQQVTARQGRPILICNKGDEEPQKYASSVLELPKTVDCLQGLLTVIPLQLLSYHVAVLKGCNVDCPRNLAKSVTVE, from the exons GAATCTTCGCCTACCTCAACTTCCTCTCCCCCAAAAGCCGCGCTGAAATCATCGAGCTCCTCATCAGGGGTCTCGAACGACTCGAGTACCGTGGCTACGACTccgccg GTATCGGAATAGATGGCGTCGACTCCGGGGTGACCCTTGTGAAGCAGACTGGCAAGGTGAAATGCCTGCGAGACAAGATCGAGGCCCTGGAAAGCACCCTAGACTTTGGGCGGGAGCTGGACACACACGTCGGCATCGCTCACACCCGCTGGGCCACTCACGGCGTGCCCTCAGACATCAACTCCCACCCACAGCGCTCCGATGAGAATAATGAGTTCATTGTTGTGCATAAtg GCATCATCACCAACTACAAGGACGTCAAACAGTTCCTCATCCAGAAGGGCTTCAAGTTCGAGTCCGACACCGACACAGAGATCATCGCCAAGCTCATCAAGCACCTCCGCGACCTCCACCCAACCTACTCCTTGAGGGAACTAGTGGAGCAGGTCATTCAGCAGCTG gaGGGAGCCTTCGCCCTGGCCTTCAAGAGCAAGCACTTCCCCGGGGAGCTGGTGGTCACAAGGAGGGGTTCGCCGCTGCTGGTGGGCATCAAGACCAAGGAGAAGCTCGCTAGTGACCATATCCCCGTCCTCTACAGCAAGG ACCACCGCAGCCATGTCTACGAGCTCCCCCACGGACTGGCACGCACCGAGTCCACGGCCGAGTTCCTTCCACTCGGTGACGACAAAGAGGTGGAGTACTTCTTTGCCTCCGATGCCTCTGCCATCATCGAACACACCAACAGGGTCATCTATTTGCtg GACGATGATGTGGCCAGCGTGGACAACGAGGGTATCCTGAAGATCCACCGTCTCAAGAGGAACCAGGATGACTCCCACGCCCGTGAGATCACCACGCTCAAGATGGAGATTCAGCAGATCATGAAAGGCAACTTCTCCTCCTTCATGCAGAAAGAGATCTTCGAGCAGCCCGAGTCCGTGGTCAACACCATGAGGGGACGCATCAACTTTGACAGCGAGACGGTGGTGCTCGGAGGCATCAAG GAACACATCAGTGAGATCCGTCGCTGCCGCCGCCTGCTCCTCATCGCCTGCGGCACCTCCTACCACTCCACCATCGCCACGCGCCAGCTGCTCGAGGAACTGACCGAGCTGCCTGTTATGGTGGACCTCGCCTCAGACTTCCTGGACCGCAACACTCCCATCTTCCGTGATGATGTGTGCTTCTTCGTCTCCCAGTCAGGCGAGACCGCTGACACCCTCCTGGCCCTGAG GTACTGCAAAACACGCGGCGCCCTCATCGTCGGCATCACAAACACCGTCGGCTCATCCATCTGCCGGGAGAGCCACTGCGGAGTCCACATCAACGCCGGGCCGGAGATCGGTGTAGCGTCGACCAAGGCCTACACCTCACAGATGATCTCCCTCGTCATGTTCGCTCTCATGATGTCCGAAGACCGCATCTCCTCACAGCCACGCCGCTCCGAGATCATCCAGGGTCTGCGTGTCCTGCCTGACCAGATTAAGGAGGTGCTGGCCCTCGACTCCAAGATTCAGGAGATCAGCAAGAGTGTGTTTGAGAAGAAGTCGCTGTTGGTGCTTGGGCGGGGCTACAACTACGCCACCTGTCTGGAGGGAGCCCTGAAAATTAAGGAGATCACCTACATGCACAGCGAAGGCATCATGGCCGGGGAGCTGAAGCACGGCCCGCTGGCGCTGGTCGACGAGGGGATGCCCATTATCATGATCTGCACCAGGGATAACGTCTTTGTG AAATGCATGAACGCCCTCCAGCAAGTCACCGCCAGACAGGGACGCCCAATCCTCATCTGCAACAAGGGAGACGAGGAGCCCCAGAAGTACGCCTCCAGTGTCCTCGAGCTGCCCAAGACCGTGGACTGCCTGCAGGGACTCCTCACCGTCATCCCCCTTCAGCTCCTCTCCTACCACGTGGCTGTGCTCAAGGGCTGCAATGTTGACTGCCCGCGGAACTTGGCAAAGAGTGTGACAGTGGAGTAA
- the LOC126981881 gene encoding glutamine--fructose-6-phosphate aminotransferase [isomerizing] 2-like isoform X2 — protein sequence MCGIFAYLNFLSPKSRAEIIELLIRGLERLEYRGYDSAGIGIDGVDSGVTLVKQTGKVKCLRDKIEALESTLDFGRELDTHVGIAHTRWATHGVPSDINSHPQRSDENNEFIVVHNGIITNYKDVKQFLIQKGFKFESDTDTEIIAKLIKHLRDLHPTYSLRELVEQVIQQLEGAFALAFKSKHFPGELVVTRRGSPLLVGIKTKEKLASDHIPVLYSKDGCEFGGRSLAGRERDHRSHVYELPHGLARTESTAEFLPLGDDKEVEYFFASDASAIIEHTNRVIYLLDDDVASVDNEGILKIHRLKRNQDDSHAREITTLKMEIQQIMKGNFSSFMQKEIFEQPESVVNTMRGRINFDSETVVLGGIKEHISEIRRCRRLLLIACGTSYHSTIATRQLLEELTELPVMVDLASDFLDRNTPIFRDDVCFFVSQSGETADTLLALRYCKTRGALIVGITNTVGSSICRESHCGVHINAGPEIGVASTKAYTSQMISLVMFALMMSEDRISSQPRRSEIIQGLRVLPDQIKEVLALDSKIQEISKSVFEKKSLLVLGRGYNYATCLEGALKIKEITYMHSEGIMAGELKHGPLALVDEGMPIIMICTRDNVFVKCMNALQQVTARQGRPILICNKGDEEPQKYASSVLELPKTVDCLQGLLTVIPLQLLSYHVAVLKGCNVDCPRNLAKSVTVE from the exons GAATCTTCGCCTACCTCAACTTCCTCTCCCCCAAAAGCCGCGCTGAAATCATCGAGCTCCTCATCAGGGGTCTCGAACGACTCGAGTACCGTGGCTACGACTccgccg GTATCGGAATAGATGGCGTCGACTCCGGGGTGACCCTTGTGAAGCAGACTGGCAAGGTGAAATGCCTGCGAGACAAGATCGAGGCCCTGGAAAGCACCCTAGACTTTGGGCGGGAGCTGGACACACACGTCGGCATCGCTCACACCCGCTGGGCCACTCACGGCGTGCCCTCAGACATCAACTCCCACCCACAGCGCTCCGATGAGAATAATGAGTTCATTGTTGTGCATAAtg GCATCATCACCAACTACAAGGACGTCAAACAGTTCCTCATCCAGAAGGGCTTCAAGTTCGAGTCCGACACCGACACAGAGATCATCGCCAAGCTCATCAAGCACCTCCGCGACCTCCACCCAACCTACTCCTTGAGGGAACTAGTGGAGCAGGTCATTCAGCAGCTG gaGGGAGCCTTCGCCCTGGCCTTCAAGAGCAAGCACTTCCCCGGGGAGCTGGTGGTCACAAGGAGGGGTTCGCCGCTGCTGGTGGGCATCAAGACCAAGGAGAAGCTCGCTAGTGACCATATCCCCGTCCTCTACAGCAAGG ACGGGTGCGAGTTTGGTGGGCGGAGTCTGGCCGGCCGCGAGAGAG ACCACCGCAGCCATGTCTACGAGCTCCCCCACGGACTGGCACGCACCGAGTCCACGGCCGAGTTCCTTCCACTCGGTGACGACAAAGAGGTGGAGTACTTCTTTGCCTCCGATGCCTCTGCCATCATCGAACACACCAACAGGGTCATCTATTTGCtg GACGATGATGTGGCCAGCGTGGACAACGAGGGTATCCTGAAGATCCACCGTCTCAAGAGGAACCAGGATGACTCCCACGCCCGTGAGATCACCACGCTCAAGATGGAGATTCAGCAGATCATGAAAGGCAACTTCTCCTCCTTCATGCAGAAAGAGATCTTCGAGCAGCCCGAGTCCGTGGTCAACACCATGAGGGGACGCATCAACTTTGACAGCGAGACGGTGGTGCTCGGAGGCATCAAG GAACACATCAGTGAGATCCGTCGCTGCCGCCGCCTGCTCCTCATCGCCTGCGGCACCTCCTACCACTCCACCATCGCCACGCGCCAGCTGCTCGAGGAACTGACCGAGCTGCCTGTTATGGTGGACCTCGCCTCAGACTTCCTGGACCGCAACACTCCCATCTTCCGTGATGATGTGTGCTTCTTCGTCTCCCAGTCAGGCGAGACCGCTGACACCCTCCTGGCCCTGAG GTACTGCAAAACACGCGGCGCCCTCATCGTCGGCATCACAAACACCGTCGGCTCATCCATCTGCCGGGAGAGCCACTGCGGAGTCCACATCAACGCCGGGCCGGAGATCGGTGTAGCGTCGACCAAGGCCTACACCTCACAGATGATCTCCCTCGTCATGTTCGCTCTCATGATGTCCGAAGACCGCATCTCCTCACAGCCACGCCGCTCCGAGATCATCCAGGGTCTGCGTGTCCTGCCTGACCAGATTAAGGAGGTGCTGGCCCTCGACTCCAAGATTCAGGAGATCAGCAAGAGTGTGTTTGAGAAGAAGTCGCTGTTGGTGCTTGGGCGGGGCTACAACTACGCCACCTGTCTGGAGGGAGCCCTGAAAATTAAGGAGATCACCTACATGCACAGCGAAGGCATCATGGCCGGGGAGCTGAAGCACGGCCCGCTGGCGCTGGTCGACGAGGGGATGCCCATTATCATGATCTGCACCAGGGATAACGTCTTTGTG AAATGCATGAACGCCCTCCAGCAAGTCACCGCCAGACAGGGACGCCCAATCCTCATCTGCAACAAGGGAGACGAGGAGCCCCAGAAGTACGCCTCCAGTGTCCTCGAGCTGCCCAAGACCGTGGACTGCCTGCAGGGACTCCTCACCGTCATCCCCCTTCAGCTCCTCTCCTACCACGTGGCTGTGCTCAAGGGCTGCAATGTTGACTGCCCGCGGAACTTGGCAAAGAGTGTGACAGTGGAGTAA
- the LOC126981885 gene encoding ATP synthase subunit s, mitochondrial-like, with translation MTKFWRHAFVSSACVRRILLTPPPPPPYTCTLASLPQVAMRGRCRGLQTLTARPARPSVSVNPPAGASRGGGVGVGLTPPRRHLWGWLNAIFNKVDESRIRDVGPDRACAEWLLRCGALVRWLERDQWTKDYNSLPVTGSRALKIEEVDATDSAIMHIGFPHFKNCKYIRRIIFHRASYLDDDALSMLSVLSPSLKQLQISACGNITAEGLRHLHQLKNLDYLLLYDLPEIQDKDAVVRELEAALPGCRVDFPYALAKDDPSLKEKEKEDEEKDAGRKKG, from the exons atgaccaagTTCTGGAGGCATGCTTTCGTCTCCTCAGCGTGTGTGAGGAGAATactgctaacaccaccaccaccccccccctaCACCTGCACCCTCGCATCCCTTCCACAG GTGGCAATGAGAGGCAGGTGTCGAGGTCTCCAGACACTGACAGCAAGACCGGCCAGACCCAGCGTGTCCGTCAACCCCCCCGCTGGTGCGTccaggggtggaggggtgggagTGGGTCTGACTCCTCCCCGTCGTCACCTTTGGGGGTGGCTCAATGCTATCTTCAACAA GGTGGATGAGAGTCGTATCCGTGACGTGGGTCCGGACCGGGCGTGTGCTGAGTGGCTGCTGCGGTGCGGGGCTTTGGTGCGCTGGCTGGAACGTGACCAGTGGACCAAAGACTACAACTCCCTCCCGGTGACTGGCTCCCGCGCCCTCAAGATCGAGGAGGTGGACGCCACGGACTCTGCCATCATGCACATCGGCTTCCCGCACTTCA AAAACTGTAAATACATCCGTCGCATCATCTTCCACCGCGCCTCCTACCTGGATGACGACGCCCTGAGCATGCTGTCCGTCCTCAGCCCCTCCCTCAAGCAGCTCCAGATTTCCGCCTGTGGGAACATCACCGCCGAGGGCTTGAGGCACCTGCACCAGCTCAA GAACCTGGATTACCTTCTGCTGTACGACCTGCCGGAGATACAGGACAAGGATGCTGTGGTGAGGGAGCTTGAGGCGGCACTGCCCGGCTGTCGAGTGGACTTCCCCTACGCCCTCGCCAAGGATGACCCCTcgctgaaggagaaggagaaggaggacgaagagaaggatgcagggaggaagaagggataa